CCCCGCATCACCTCATCCACCGACCGGCCCAGCAGCAGCCGGCCGAGTTTGCGGTGGCCGATCCTGAGGTAGTGGGCGCGCCACACCCGGACGACGTCCTCCTTCGTCCGGGCGGCGTCGAGTTCGCCTTTCACCCGGGTTAGGTAGTCCCGCTCTTCATCGGGCGAAGCAAACGCCGGCTCGCGTGTCGCCATGAGACGCCTCCTGTCGGCGACGGTCTGTGCCCTTTCAGTCTACGCGCCGTAGGGGGCACATCCTCCCCGGCGAATACCACCGGCCGTGGGTTCCTACTCCGGCCCGCCGCCGAAGGAGGCGTTCACCCCGAAAGAGTGGGCCATCATCCGGCGACACCGCACGCCCGAGCAGGTCCAGCGGTTCCTGAACGCCCTGCCCTACAACTACGAAAGGCGGGCGGAGACGCTCCGCTCTTTCCGTCAGGTGATCCGCCGCGGCACCGCGCACTGCCTGGAGGCGGCGCTGGTCGCGGCCGTGATCCTGGAACAGCACCACTATCCGCCGCTGGTGCTGAGCTTCGAATCCCAGGACAACCTGGATCACGTCATTTTCGTCTTCCGCCGTCGAGGGCGCTGGGGGTCGGTCGCCCGCTCGCGGGACGCCGGGTTGCACGGACGTCGGCCCGTGTTCCGGACCCTCCGCGCGCTGGCCTGGAGCTACTTCGACCCCTACGTGGACTGGACCGGACGCCTCACCGGCTACCAGCTGGTTGATCTGCGCGATCTCGGCGACTACGACTGGCGGTTCAACCCGAAGAACATGTGGAAGGTGGAGAAGTTCCTCATCGACATCCCGCACCGGCCGCTGCGCAGCTCAGAGGCCCGGTACCGGCGGCTGCTGGCCCGGTTCACCGAGTACCGCCGCCGGCACCCCAAAGGTCCGGTGATCGAGATCTACTCCGGCCGCGAGCGGTGGATGCCGCTGCCCCGCGATGCCTGAACTCCCCGACGTGGAGACCCTGGCCCGCAGACTGCGGCGGCGCCTGCGGGGCCGCCGGATCCGCGGGGTCCGCCTGCTCACCCCGTCCACCGTCCGCCATCCCGATCCGGTGACCTTCACGCGCCTGCTGCCCGGCCGGCGGGTGCTGGACGTCGATCGCCGCGGCAAATACCTGCTGATCCGCCTCTCCGGCGATCTGACCCTCGCCGTCCACCTGCGGATGACCGGAGACTTCGAAGTCACGGTGGCCCGGACGCCGCTCCATCCCCACACGCGTGTGCTCTTCGAAGTCAACGGGGTCCACCTCCGCTTCATCGACCTCCGACGGTTCGGGCACATGGACCTGGTCACGCCGCGCCAGCTGGAGCACCTGCGGGGAGTGGCCACTTTGGGCGTGGAGCCGCTGGGACCGGAGTTCACCCCGGCGCGATTTCGCCAGCTGGTCCGCGGGCACCGGATGGGGCTCAAGGTGCTGCTCCTGCGTCAGGACCTCATCGCCGGCATCGGCAACCTCTATGCCGACGAGATCCTCTGGCAGGCCCGGCTGCACCCGGGCCGGTCCGTCGATACGCTGTCGGCGCAGCAGATCGCCGCCCTGTACCGCATCATCCGCCGCGTCCTGGACCGTGCGGTCCGGCTCCTCCCCCGGTACGGAGGGGCCGTCGGGGTCTTTCTCGACGCCCGCGAACGCGGCGGGCGGTGCCCGCGCGACCACGGGACCCTGCGGGTCGCCCGGATCGCCGGCCGCACGACCTACTTCTGCCCGCGCTGCCAGCGCTAGGTCAACCGGAGTCCTCTGGTTCCCGTCTATACCTGCTGGGACGGGGGCACCGTGTCGGAGGATCATGTTTCCGTCACCTTCCATGAGGATGGCGTGATCATGCGGCACTTCCTCTCCATGATGACGGCGGTGTGCGTCCTGGCGCTGGCCGCGCCGATATTCGGTGCGCCGACCTCTGTGCCACGCCAATATGTGGGGATCTATGATGAGCTCCAGGGACAGCTGGCGCGGTTCGAGGCCGCGCTGCGGGCCCGATGGGATGGGACGAGAGCACCGGTGCTGTTCAGCGGGGAACTGTTAGCCGCCAACGGGCACGTCGGCGAGGCGCTGATCCGCCCGGGACGCGAGCAAAGGGTGGAGACCTCCCTGGATGCCTTTCAGACCCTGGGCCTCCAGGCCGCGACGGTCCAGATCAGCTTCCCCATGCTGTACCGCCCCTTCTACCGCAGCGCTGAGGAGCACGCCGCGTACCTCGCGGCGTACCGGCAGGTGGCCGCGGCCGTCCGCAGGCGCGGCATGAAGCTCATCGTCAAGTCGCAGGCCATCTTCAGCAAGGGCGGCTGGACGACGTGGGACGTGGGGTCGTTCTACCGCCGCCTCTCTCTCGACGAGTACATCCGCGGCCGCACCGACGTCGCCCTCACCATCGCCCGGGAACTGCGGCCCGACTACCTGTCCGTGGTCATGGAACCCGACACCGAGGCGGACCAGACCGGGCTGCCCATGGACACGGCGGCGAACAGTGTGCGCCTCGTGACCTCCGTCCTCAGCGCCCTACGCCGCGCCGGCCTCACCGAGATCCGGGTGGGCGCGGGCGTGGGGACGTGGCACCGGCAGTACGATGCCCTGGCGCAGGCCTTTGCCGCGACCGGCGTGGACTTCATCGACATCCATGTGTATCCGGTGAACCGGGATTACCTGGACCGTGCCGTGACCGTCGCGTGGATCGCGAAGCGTGCCGGCAAGGCGGTGGCGATGACGGAGGCCTGGC
This is a stretch of genomic DNA from Armatimonadota bacterium. It encodes these proteins:
- the mutM gene encoding bifunctional DNA-formamidopyrimidine glycosylase/DNA-(apurinic or apyrimidinic site) lyase produces the protein MPELPDVETLARRLRRRLRGRRIRGVRLLTPSTVRHPDPVTFTRLLPGRRVLDVDRRGKYLLIRLSGDLTLAVHLRMTGDFEVTVARTPLHPHTRVLFEVNGVHLRFIDLRRFGHMDLVTPRQLEHLRGVATLGVEPLGPEFTPARFRQLVRGHRMGLKVLLLRQDLIAGIGNLYADEILWQARLHPGRSVDTLSAQQIAALYRIIRRVLDRAVRLLPRYGGAVGVFLDARERGGRCPRDHGTLRVARIAGRTTYFCPRCQR